In Sporocytophaga myxococcoides, the genomic window CAGCTTTCAAAGGAACAACTGGATCTTGTCTACAAGAAATTCCTTGATATGGCTGATCAGAGAAAGCAGATAGAAGATGCTGATTTGAAAGAATTAATGGCTCCTTACTGCTAACAATCTTTTAGTTAAAGAAATCAATAAAAAGTTTAGAGTATAAAATTTTAAAACCCTATTGCCTTGGCTGCTAAAACTTTATTTGACAAAGTCTGGGATGCACACGTGGTTACTGAAATAAAAGGCGGACCCAGTGTATTGTATATTGACAAACATCTTGTTCACGAAGTGACAAGTCCTCAGGCTTTCGCAGGTCTTGAGAAAAGAGGTATCTCTCTTTTCAGATTACAGAATACGCTTGCTACTGCCGATCATAATGTTCCTACGAAAGATCAGCACTTGCCAATAAAAGAAGCTTTATCCAGACAGCAGGTGGAAAAGCTGACCGAAAACTGCAATAAATTCGGTGTAACGCTTTACGGCTTGGGACACCCATACCAGGGTATCGTTCACGTGATTGGTCCTGAATTGGGTGTAACCCTTCCAGGTATGACCATGGTGTGCGGTGATAGCCATACTTCAACGCATGGAGCTTTTGGCTCAATTGCTTTCGGTATCGGAACCAGCGAAGTGGAACAGGTAATGGCAACTCAATGCCTGATGCAAAGCAAACCTAAAACCATGAAAATTGAGATCAATGGTAAATTAGGAAAAGGCGTTGTTTCAAAAGATATTATCCTTTATATCATTTCTAAAATCAGCGCTGCTGGAGGTACCGGATACTTTGTGGAATTTGCAGGATCTGCCATCAGATCTCTTTCTATGGAGGCCAGAATGACTATCTGTAATATGAGTATCGAAATGGGTGCAAGGGGAGGAATGATTGCTCCCGATGAGACTACTTTCGAATATATCAAAGGTCGTGAGTTTGCCCCTAAAGGTGCAAAATTTGACGAAGCTGTTGCTTACTGGAAGACTTTATATTCTGATGAAGATGCAAAGTTCGATCAGGTTTTAACATATAAGGCTGAGGATATTGAGCCAATGATTACCTACGGGACAAATCCGGGTATGGGAATCAAGGTAAGTGGACATATTCCTGCTGAAACTGAAATTGACGCAGCAAGCAGACTTTCTTTTAAGAAATCCCTTGAATATATGGATTTCCAACCAGGAGCAAGTCTTATTGGAAAACAAGTAAATTATGTTTTCATCGGAAGCTGTACCAATTCTAGAATCGAAGATTTAAGATTGGTAGCTGAGTTCGTAAAAGGAAAGAAAAAGGCTGCAAATATCAATGCCTATGTAATACCAGGCTCTAAGCAGGTTGAAAAACAGGCTATAGCAGAAGGTATAGATAAAGTATTGGCAGAAGCAGGTTTTGAGCTTAGAGAGCCAGGGTGTTCTGCATGTCTTGGAATGAATGAAGATAAAGTGCCGAAAGGAGAATACTGTGTGTCGACTTCAAACAGAAACTTTGAAGGTCGTCAGGGACCAGGCGCACGTACATTGCTTGCAAGTCCATTAACTGCGGCAGCAGTAGCGGTAAGCGGTAAAATTGTTGATGTTCGTGACTTTAATCTAAATTAATTCCATGGAAAAATTTGTAACAATCACTTCAAATATAACTCCTCTTGCCATAGAGGATATCGATACAGACCAGATCATTCCTGCAAGGTTTCTTAAAGCTACTACGAGAGAAGGTTTTGGAGACAACCTTTTCAGGGACTGGAGATATGATGAGCAGAACAATCCGAAAAAAGATTTTGTGTTAAACAATCAGGATTTTGCAGGCTCAAAAATCCTTGTAGCAGGTAAAAACTTTGGTTGCGGTTCAAGCCGAGAGCATGCAGCCTGGGCAATTACAGATGCTGGGTTTAAAGTGGTAGTATCGAGCTTTTTTGCAGATATCTTTAAAAACAATGCTTTGAACAATGGCCTTCTGCCTGTTCAGGTTTCTCAGCAGTTTTTAAATACAGTTTTTGAAAAAGTACAAGCTGATAAAAACTTAAAACTTAATGTAGATCTTGAGAAGCAAAAGATAGAAATCGTTGGTCACAATGTTTCAGAGTCTTTTGAAATCAATGACTACAAGAAGACTTGTCTGATCAATGGATATGATGATATAGATTACCTTTTAAGTATTAAAGACAAAATCGAGGCTTACGAAAAAGGAAGTAAATATTTAAGTCTGATCTCTAAATAATTTATACTCCAATAATTCCTATTAACGGTTAATAATTTTTAAATGAAAAAGAACATTGCAGTCCTTAAAGGAGATGGTATTGGTCCGGAAGTAACGGATCAGGCTCTTAAAGCTCTTAAAGCCATCGAAGAAGTGTATGGCCACGAATTTACTTATACTGAAGCTTTAATTGGTGCTATTGCAATTGATGTAACAGGAAATCCATTCCCTGAAGAAACATTCAAAACCTGCCAGGCTTCTGATGCAATTCTTTTCGGTGCTATCGGTCACCCTAAATATGATAATGATCCTAACGCTCCGGTTAGGCCAGAGCAAGGTCTTCTTGCAATGAGAAAAAGCCTTGGTTTGTTCGCAAACATAAGACCGATCAATACTTATAAAATTTTAGCAAACTCTTCTCCTCTCAGAGCTGATCTTGTTGATGGAGTGGATTTCGTTGTTTTCAGAGAGCTTACAGGTGGTATCTATTTCGGACAAAAAGGAAGAAGCGAAGACAGAAACATTGCGTTCGACAACTGTTCTTATTCAAAGGAAGAAATAACAAGAATAAGCAAGCTTGCTTTTGAAGCTGCTCAGAAGAGAAATAAAAGAGTTACCCTCGTAGATAAAGCTAACGTGCTTGCAACTTCAAGACTTTGGAGAGAAGTTGTGAAAGAGTTTGCTAAAAACTATCCTGATGTAACACTTGATTTCATGTTCGTAGACAATGCGGCAATGAAGATCATCCAGAATCCTAAATTCTTTGATGTAGTGCTAACAGAGAACATGTTCGGTGATATCCTCACTGATGAAGCTTCTGTTATCACGGGTTCTTTAGGGATGTTGCCATCTGCTTCTGTAGGTAGCAAAACTGCCCTTTATGAGCCGATTCACGGATCTTATCCTGAAGCTGCAGGCAAAAATATTGCTAATCCAAATGGTGCAATACTTTCTGCTGCAATGTTGTTGGAAACTTCTTTTGGTTTAAGCGAAGAAGCTTCTTTGATCAGAAAAGCAGTTGAAGAGTGTTTGAATCAAGGTATCGTTACTTCTGATATCCAGAAAGATTCTAAGTTTACAACTACTCAGATCGGTGACAAAGTTGCTGAATTGATCAAAACCAAAAAGAAAGAGTTGTTGGCTGTTTAAACAAAGGATAACAAAATTTATTACAGGAATTTCAATGGAAAACATAAATAAAACGAGCTCAAGATTAACTCAGGATGTTACACAGCCTGCTTCTCAGGCAATGATGTATGGTGCCGGTTTTACGGAAGAAGATATGAGTAAAGCTCAGGTGGGAATTGCAAGTACAGGTTACGAAGGTAACACTTGCAATATGCACTTGAATACTCTTGCTGGGTGGGTTAAAGAAGGAGTTACCAAAGCCGGTTTAAAACCACTTCAGTTTAATACAATAGGAGTGAGTGACGGTATGTCAATGGGCACTCCCGGAATGAGATATTCCCTTATTTCAAGGGATGTTATAGCTGACAGTATCGAAGCGATTGCAGGAGCGCATTACTATGATTCATTGGTTACGATCATGGGTTGTGATAAAAACATGCCTGGAGCGTTGATCGCAATGGCTCGTTTGAACAGACCATCGCTGATGGTTTACGGTGGTACAATCAAAGCCGGAAACTGGAAAGGTGAAAAATTAAACATTGTTTCTGCATTTGAAGCATTAGGGAAAAAATTCGCAGGGACAATCTCTGAAGAGGATTTTAAAGGTGTTATTCAGAATGCTTGTCCCGGAGCAGGTGCATGTGGTGGTATGTACACTGCAAATACAATGGCTTCTGCAATTGAAGCTTTGGGTATGTCTTTGCCATACAGTTCTTCTGCACCTGCATTAAGTGATAAGAAAAAACAGGAGTGTTTTAATGCAGGTGAGGCGATTAAAAATCTTCTGATAAAAGATATTAAGCCTAAGGATATCATTACATATGAATCTATTACCAATGCAGTGAGAGTAGCAATGGTATTAGGAGGCTCAACCAATCTGATCCTTCACTTCCTGGCTATCGCAAAAGCAGCAGATGTAAAGTTTAAGCTGAAAGATTTTCAGGATCTGTCTGATAAAACTCCAATGCTTGCTGACTTTAAGCCAAGCGGTAAGTATATGATGGAAGATATGGACAACATAGGAGGTCTTCCTTCTGTCATGAAAATGATGTTGAAAGAAGGGCTTCTTCATGGTGATTGTCTGACCATTACAGGAAAGACTGTAAAAGAAAATCTGGAGAGCTATCCTGACCTTCCTAAAGATCAGAATATTATTTACCCATTGAGCAATCCTATTAAACCTACAGGTCACTTACAGGTTCTTTACGGAAACATTGCTCCGGAAGGATCAGTGGCTAAAATTACTGGTAAAGAAGGGGAGCGTTTCGAAGGAACTGCCAAGGTTTATGATTCTGAAGAAGATATGAACCTGGGTATCGAGAAGGGTGAAGTAAAGGCCGGTAATGTTGTCGTAATCCGCTATGTAGGCCCTAAAGGAGCTCCTGGAATGCCTGAAATGCTTAAAGGAACTTCCCTTATCATCGGACAAGGCCTAGGAAATTCAGTAGCATTAATTACAGATGGTAGATTCTCTGGTGGAACTCATGGTTTTGTGGTTGGTCACATCACTCCTGAAGCTCAGGAAGGCGGTCCAATCGGACTTGTCAAAGATGGAGATAAAATTATAATTGATTCTGTCAACAACACGATAGATGTTTTAGTTTCCGACGAGGAACTTCAGAAAAGAAAAAGTGCCTGGGTTAAACCAGCATATAAAGCAAATAAAGGTCTGTTATACAAATACCTCAAAACGGTTTCTTCCGCTTCAGAGGGATGTGTGACAGATGAAATTAAATAGAGACAGTCAACCCGCAATTTATGAAGACCAGAATTAAATTAAGAGGTGCCGAATACATTGTTAAACTTATCGAGCTTTTAGGGGCAGAAGATTTGTTTGCATACCCTGGCGGAGCGATACTGCCAATATATGATGCTTTAGCGTTCAGCAGATTAAATAGCGTGCTTGTTCGTCACGAACAGGGAGCATCTTTTGCTGCTAACGGTTATGCGAGAGTGGCAGGCAAGCCTGGATTTTGCCTTGCAACTTCCGGTCCAGGAGCAACAAACCTTGTTACTGGTATTGCTGACGCATACGCCGATTCAGTTCCAATGATTGCGATTACCGGACAAGTTGCTCTTCATCTTGTTGGAACGGATGCATTTCAGGAAACTGATATAACTGGAATTTGCATTCCTATTACTAAAAAGACGTATCTTATTACCAAACTTGAGGATGCGGCTTCTATTTTTCAGGAAGCTTACAGAGTAAGTATCGAGGGGCGCCCTGGTCCTGTACTTATAGACATTCCAAGAAGTGTACAGGGAAATTACATAGATCTTGATGAAGACTGGGAGCAACATTTTGAAAAGCCTCAGCCTCCTAAAAAATGTTTGGTGACGAATGAAGATATTCATAAGGCAACTACATTAATCAAAAATGCAAAGAAACCTCTTGTAATTGCTGGTCATGGTGTGTTGTTGGCAAAATCCTGGAATGAACTAAGAGAGTTTGTTCATCGAGAAAATATTCCTGTGATCTCTACAATCCTTGGTACCGGAGCGATGGAGTATAATGATCCCTTGTTTTTCCAATGGCTTGGGATGCACGGAATGAAATATGCTAATCTTGCGGTTCAGGAATCAGATTTGATCATTGCTTTAGGAATTCGTTTTGATGACCGAATTACAGGTACTCTTGCAACTTTTGCTCCTAAAGCAAAAATTATTCACTGCGATATCGATAAAAGCGAGCATGGCAAAAATGTAAAAACTGATGTTTTCCTTCATGGAGATCTGAAACTGGTTTTACCGCAGCTGCCAGATACAAGAGATTCTGAAAATTGCAAAGCACGTGCCGAATGGCTGATGAATCTTAATGAATCAAGGGAAGAGTTCCCTATTCTACTGCCTGATTACACTGATTTCAATGAAGTAACAGCTATAAAGGTGCTGGAAGATATGTTGGCTCCTGATGCAATTGTAACAACGGATGTTGGTCAGCACCAAATGTGGGCTGCTCAGTATATTGTAAGAATGCAGCCAAACCACTTCCTTACTTCAGGTGGTTTAGGTTCGATGGGTTTTGGGTTGCCAGCAGCAATGGGTGCTCAGGCTGCAGCTCCTGACAAAGATGTTTGGTGTATCACCGGTGATGGTTCATTCCAGATGAATATTCAGGAATTAATGACTTGTGTACAGGAGAAGTGGCCAATAAAAATATTGCTGCTCGATAATTCATATCTCGGAATGGTTCGTCAATGGCAGGAACAGTTCTATGCAAAGAACTATTCTGGTGTTGA contains:
- the leuC gene encoding 3-isopropylmalate dehydratase large subunit, with amino-acid sequence MAAKTLFDKVWDAHVVTEIKGGPSVLYIDKHLVHEVTSPQAFAGLEKRGISLFRLQNTLATADHNVPTKDQHLPIKEALSRQQVEKLTENCNKFGVTLYGLGHPYQGIVHVIGPELGVTLPGMTMVCGDSHTSTHGAFGSIAFGIGTSEVEQVMATQCLMQSKPKTMKIEINGKLGKGVVSKDIILYIISKISAAGGTGYFVEFAGSAIRSLSMEARMTICNMSIEMGARGGMIAPDETTFEYIKGREFAPKGAKFDEAVAYWKTLYSDEDAKFDQVLTYKAEDIEPMITYGTNPGMGIKVSGHIPAETEIDAASRLSFKKSLEYMDFQPGASLIGKQVNYVFIGSCTNSRIEDLRLVAEFVKGKKKAANINAYVIPGSKQVEKQAIAEGIDKVLAEAGFELREPGCSACLGMNEDKVPKGEYCVSTSNRNFEGRQGPGARTLLASPLTAAAVAVSGKIVDVRDFNLN
- the leuD gene encoding 3-isopropylmalate dehydratase small subunit — protein: MEKFVTITSNITPLAIEDIDTDQIIPARFLKATTREGFGDNLFRDWRYDEQNNPKKDFVLNNQDFAGSKILVAGKNFGCGSSREHAAWAITDAGFKVVVSSFFADIFKNNALNNGLLPVQVSQQFLNTVFEKVQADKNLKLNVDLEKQKIEIVGHNVSESFEINDYKKTCLINGYDDIDYLLSIKDKIEAYEKGSKYLSLISK
- the leuB gene encoding 3-isopropylmalate dehydrogenase, with amino-acid sequence MKKNIAVLKGDGIGPEVTDQALKALKAIEEVYGHEFTYTEALIGAIAIDVTGNPFPEETFKTCQASDAILFGAIGHPKYDNDPNAPVRPEQGLLAMRKSLGLFANIRPINTYKILANSSPLRADLVDGVDFVVFRELTGGIYFGQKGRSEDRNIAFDNCSYSKEEITRISKLAFEAAQKRNKRVTLVDKANVLATSRLWREVVKEFAKNYPDVTLDFMFVDNAAMKIIQNPKFFDVVLTENMFGDILTDEASVITGSLGMLPSASVGSKTALYEPIHGSYPEAAGKNIANPNGAILSAAMLLETSFGLSEEASLIRKAVEECLNQGIVTSDIQKDSKFTTTQIGDKVAELIKTKKKELLAV
- the ilvD gene encoding dihydroxy-acid dehydratase, which produces MENINKTSSRLTQDVTQPASQAMMYGAGFTEEDMSKAQVGIASTGYEGNTCNMHLNTLAGWVKEGVTKAGLKPLQFNTIGVSDGMSMGTPGMRYSLISRDVIADSIEAIAGAHYYDSLVTIMGCDKNMPGALIAMARLNRPSLMVYGGTIKAGNWKGEKLNIVSAFEALGKKFAGTISEEDFKGVIQNACPGAGACGGMYTANTMASAIEALGMSLPYSSSAPALSDKKKQECFNAGEAIKNLLIKDIKPKDIITYESITNAVRVAMVLGGSTNLILHFLAIAKAADVKFKLKDFQDLSDKTPMLADFKPSGKYMMEDMDNIGGLPSVMKMMLKEGLLHGDCLTITGKTVKENLESYPDLPKDQNIIYPLSNPIKPTGHLQVLYGNIAPEGSVAKITGKEGERFEGTAKVYDSEEDMNLGIEKGEVKAGNVVVIRYVGPKGAPGMPEMLKGTSLIIGQGLGNSVALITDGRFSGGTHGFVVGHITPEAQEGGPIGLVKDGDKIIIDSVNNTIDVLVSDEELQKRKSAWVKPAYKANKGLLYKYLKTVSSASEGCVTDEIK
- the ilvB gene encoding biosynthetic-type acetolactate synthase large subunit, producing the protein MKTRIKLRGAEYIVKLIELLGAEDLFAYPGGAILPIYDALAFSRLNSVLVRHEQGASFAANGYARVAGKPGFCLATSGPGATNLVTGIADAYADSVPMIAITGQVALHLVGTDAFQETDITGICIPITKKTYLITKLEDAASIFQEAYRVSIEGRPGPVLIDIPRSVQGNYIDLDEDWEQHFEKPQPPKKCLVTNEDIHKATTLIKNAKKPLVIAGHGVLLAKSWNELREFVHRENIPVISTILGTGAMEYNDPLFFQWLGMHGMKYANLAVQESDLIIALGIRFDDRITGTLATFAPKAKIIHCDIDKSEHGKNVKTDVFLHGDLKLVLPQLPDTRDSENCKARAEWLMNLNESREEFPILLPDYTDFNEVTAIKVLEDMLAPDAIVTTDVGQHQMWAAQYIVRMQPNHFLTSGGLGSMGFGLPAAMGAQAAAPDKDVWCITGDGSFQMNIQELMTCVQEKWPIKILLLDNSYLGMVRQWQEQFYAKNYSGVELQNPDFVLLAKAFGMDAVSVESVDQLKAAVNKAHNQDKPFLIHAKVKKEENVLPMVAPGTSLSDTIYYPVHPVKEKITK